The following proteins come from a genomic window of Triticum aestivum cultivar Chinese Spring chromosome 6A, IWGSC CS RefSeq v2.1, whole genome shotgun sequence:
- the LOC123131152 gene encoding NDR1/HIN1-like protein 26 — protein MSRITDDPEHSPRDCATKHRHHHSAGRRRLLIGALSAAASLLALAIILWLTLRPSSPRFTLLAATATAPNATAGGIVRLDAAFVAHNPNARAAALYDRLQARASYAGVQLAATAPLPPFQQAQGDAVLTASLSASSAAASAAETAESGRTTLLLRLRVEGQLRWKVSAWVSGSRALAAECVAVVVPSQLTAVVVQGSQCATTLQ, from the coding sequence ATGTCTCGCATCACGGATGACCCCGAGCACTCCCCGAGGGACTGCGCCACCAagcaccgccaccaccactcgGCTGGGCGCCGCCGGCTGCTGATCGGGGCGTTGTCGGCGGCGGCCTCGCTGCTGGCCTTGGCCATCATACTCTGGCTCACCCTCCGCCCTTCCAGCCCGCGCTTCACGCTGctggccgccaccgccaccgcccccaacGCCACCGCCGGCGGCATCGTGCGGCTCGACGCGGCCTTCGTCGCGCACAACCCCAACGCGCGCGCCGCCGCGCTCTACGACCGGCTCCAGGCGCGCGCGTCCTACGCCGGTGTCCagctcgccgccaccgcgccgctccCGCCGTTCCAGCAGGCCCAGGGCGACGCCGTGCTCACCGCCTCGCTCTCGGCGTCATCTGCGGCGGCGTCGGCAGCCGAAACCGCAGAGTCCGGGCGCACGACGCTGCTGCTGAGGCTGCGCGTCGAGGGGCAGCTCCGGTGGAAGGTGTCCGCCTGGGTGTCCGGCAGCCGCGCCCTCGCCGCCGAGTGCGTCGCTGTCGTCGTGCCGTCGCAGCTCACGGCCGTCGTCGTGCAGGGTTCCCAGTGCGCCACCACCCTCCAGTGA